A single Agromyces sp. CF514 DNA region contains:
- a CDS encoding ParA family protein encodes MTQQTHEAANAIGSLETELGPTGRPHREFPEPKPLRSHGPARIIALCNQKGGVGKTTTTINLGATLAEYGRRVLAIDFDPQGALSAGLGVQTHEVPTIYDLLLSRAIDPNDAIQNTSVDGLDVIPGNIDLSAAEINLVNEVAREQILAGVLRRVSADYDVILIDCQPSLGLLTVNALTAAHGVVIPLECEFFALRGVALLIETIDKVRDRLNPAITLDGILATMYDSRTLHSREVLERVVDAFGDDVLETVITRTVKFPDATVAATPITQFAPEHQASKSYRQLARELVFRGAVA; translated from the coding sequence GTGACCCAGCAGACGCACGAGGCGGCGAACGCCATCGGTTCGCTGGAAACGGAACTCGGTCCCACGGGGCGCCCCCATCGCGAGTTCCCCGAGCCGAAGCCCCTGCGATCGCACGGGCCCGCCCGCATCATCGCGCTCTGCAACCAGAAGGGCGGGGTCGGCAAGACCACGACCACGATCAACCTCGGCGCGACGCTCGCCGAGTACGGCCGCCGCGTGCTCGCGATCGACTTCGACCCGCAGGGCGCGCTCTCGGCCGGTCTCGGCGTGCAGACGCATGAGGTGCCGACGATCTACGACCTGCTGCTCTCGCGGGCGATCGACCCGAACGACGCGATCCAGAACACCAGCGTCGACGGCCTCGACGTGATCCCCGGCAACATCGACCTGTCGGCCGCTGAGATCAACCTCGTCAACGAGGTCGCGCGCGAGCAGATCCTCGCGGGCGTGCTTCGCAGGGTGTCGGCCGACTACGACGTGATCCTCATCGACTGCCAGCCCTCGCTCGGGTTGCTCACCGTCAACGCGCTGACGGCCGCGCACGGCGTCGTGATCCCGCTCGAGTGCGAGTTCTTCGCGCTGCGCGGCGTCGCCCTGCTCATCGAGACCATCGACAAGGTGCGCGACCGCCTGAACCCGGCGATCACGCTCGACGGCATCCTCGCGACCATGTACGACTCGCGCACGCTGCACTCGCGCGAGGTGCTCGAGCGCGTCGTCGACGCGTTCGGCGACGACGTGCTCGAGACCGTGATCACGCGCACGGTGAAGTTCCCTGACGCGACGGTCGCGGCGACGCCGATCACGCAGTTCGCGCCCGAGCACCAGGCGTCGAAGTCGTACCGGCAGCTCGCGAGGGAGCTGGTCTTCCGTGGCGCGGTCGCCTGA
- the xerD gene encoding site-specific tyrosine recombinase XerD, producing MTAKTEVDAYLRHLTVERGLARNTISSYRRDLAIYTGWLGERGFDGPGAVAEQDLSDFIRHLGAERTPTLAPSSIARVLSAVRGLHRFLADEGTLPADVSRELRPPKLPMRLPKAISVADVEALIAAAAGEEADRLRDAALLEVLYGTGARVSEAIGLNVDDLVDDEVIRLFGKGGKQRIVPLGSYARRAVDAYLVRARPLLSVRGTATPALFLGMRGRRMSRQAAWEAIHGAAERAGLAASVSPHTLRHSFATHLLEGGADVRVVQELLGHSSVATTQIYTLVTADTLREMYTSAHPRAR from the coding sequence GTGACCGCAAAGACGGAGGTCGACGCCTACCTCAGGCACCTCACGGTCGAGCGTGGCCTCGCCCGCAACACGATCAGCTCGTACCGTCGCGACCTCGCGATCTACACGGGGTGGCTCGGCGAGCGCGGATTCGACGGTCCGGGCGCGGTCGCGGAGCAGGACCTGTCGGACTTCATCCGCCATCTCGGCGCCGAGCGCACGCCGACGCTCGCCCCGTCGTCCATCGCGCGCGTGCTGTCCGCGGTCCGTGGCCTGCACCGCTTCCTGGCAGACGAGGGCACGCTGCCGGCCGACGTCTCGCGCGAGCTGCGTCCGCCGAAGCTGCCCATGCGCCTGCCCAAGGCGATCTCGGTCGCCGATGTCGAGGCCCTCATCGCGGCGGCCGCGGGCGAGGAGGCCGACCGGTTGCGCGATGCCGCGCTGCTCGAGGTGCTCTACGGCACGGGCGCGCGCGTGTCGGAGGCGATCGGCCTGAACGTCGACGACCTCGTCGACGACGAGGTGATCCGCCTGTTCGGCAAGGGCGGCAAGCAGCGAATCGTGCCGCTCGGCTCGTATGCGCGACGCGCGGTCGACGCGTACCTCGTGCGCGCGCGGCCGCTGCTGTCGGTGCGGGGCACGGCGACCCCGGCGCTGTTCCTCGGCATGCGAGGGCGGCGGATGTCGCGACAGGCCGCGTGGGAGGCGATCCACGGTGCGGCCGAACGGGCGGGGCTCGCGGCATCCGTCTCACCGCATACGCTGCGTCACTCGTTCGCGACGCACCTGCTCGAGGGGGGCGCCGATGTCCGCGTCGTGCAGGAGTTGCTCGGACACTCGTCGGTCGCGACCACGCAGATCTACACGCTCGTCACAGCCGACACACTCCGGGAGATGTACACGTCGGCCCACCCGCGTGCTCGCTAG
- a CDS encoding NUDIX hydrolase: protein MPEALAGDREAEPLADERVLVPVTASELVFEGHVWDVRRETFDLGDGPIVRDFMDHPGAVAVLALDDDDRVFLIRQYRHPVRLREWEIPAGLLDVSGEDPLAAAKRELAEEGDLEASEWSVLSDFLTTPGGSDEALRIYLARGVRPTAQPYAREDEEAHIETRWVPLDECVDAVLARRVQNPSLVIGVLAADASRSREWRSLGEADAAWPTRSTPRGTAAHRSAVGSGSSGGSRPHDATAEGAAGA, encoded by the coding sequence ATGCCTGAAGCCCTCGCGGGTGACCGCGAAGCCGAGCCGCTCGCCGATGAACGGGTGCTGGTGCCCGTCACGGCGAGCGAGCTCGTCTTCGAGGGGCACGTCTGGGACGTTCGTCGTGAGACGTTCGACCTCGGCGACGGGCCGATCGTGCGCGACTTCATGGACCACCCTGGGGCGGTCGCCGTACTCGCGCTCGACGACGACGACCGGGTGTTCCTGATCCGCCAGTACCGGCACCCGGTACGGCTGCGCGAGTGGGAGATTCCGGCGGGCCTGCTCGACGTGTCCGGGGAGGACCCGCTGGCGGCGGCGAAGCGCGAGCTGGCCGAGGAGGGCGACCTCGAGGCATCCGAATGGTCGGTGCTCTCGGACTTCCTCACCACGCCGGGCGGCAGCGACGAGGCGCTGCGCATCTACCTCGCACGAGGAGTTCGGCCCACGGCGCAGCCGTACGCGCGCGAAGACGAAGAGGCGCACATCGAGACGCGGTGGGTGCCGCTCGACGAGTGCGTCGACGCCGTCCTGGCCAGACGCGTGCAGAACCCTTCGCTCGTCATCGGCGTGCTCGCGGCCGACGCCTCGCGTTCGCGGGAGTGGCGGAGTCTCGGCGAGGCGGATGCCGCGTGGCCGACGAGGTCGACCCCGCGCGGCACCGCGGCCCACCGATCCGCAGTCGGCAGCGGGTCATCCGGCGGCAGCCGACCGCACGACGCGACGGCCGAAGGCGCCGCCGGAGCATGA
- a CDS encoding CTP synthase — MTKHIFVTGGVVSSLGKGLTAASLGNLLTARGLRVVMQKLDPYLNVDPGTMNPFQHGEVFVTDDGAETDLDIGHYERFLDIDLSQAANVTTGQIYSTVIAKERRGEYLGDTVQVIPHITDEIKRRMRLQSTESPKPDVIITEIGGTVGDIESQPFIESARQVRHELGRKNVFFVHVSLVPFMGASGEQKTKPTQHSVATLRSIGIQPDALVLRSDRPVTEANKRKIALMCDVDEGAVVNAVDVPSIYDIPTMLNDQGLDAYIIDTLGLGAKAGEVDWSGWSGLLDVVHDPKHEVTIGLVGKYIDLPDAYLSVTEALRAGGFANDAKVKIEWIPSDECRTPEGAKKHLSHLDGICVPGGFGVRGIEGKLGALRYARENGIPTLGLCLGLQCMVIEYSRNVAGLEGASSSEFDPDTEFPVIATMEEQVEIIAGGDLGGTMRLGLYPAALAEGSIAAEVYGSTLVSERHRHRYEVNNSYRDRIAEAGLVFSGTSPDRHLVEFVELPRDVHPYYIATQAHPELRSRPNNAHPLFRGLVAASLDRQKASLLFDDANA, encoded by the coding sequence GTGACCAAGCACATCTTCGTGACCGGTGGCGTCGTTTCCTCGTTGGGCAAGGGCCTCACGGCGGCCAGCCTCGGCAACCTGCTCACGGCGCGCGGGCTGCGCGTCGTCATGCAGAAACTCGATCCGTACCTCAACGTGGATCCCGGAACGATGAACCCGTTCCAGCACGGCGAGGTCTTCGTCACCGACGACGGCGCCGAGACCGACCTCGACATCGGGCACTACGAGCGGTTCCTCGACATCGACCTGAGCCAGGCGGCCAACGTCACGACCGGCCAGATCTACTCGACGGTCATCGCCAAGGAGCGTCGCGGCGAGTACCTCGGCGACACGGTGCAGGTGATCCCGCACATCACCGACGAGATCAAGCGACGCATGCGCCTCCAGTCGACCGAGTCGCCCAAGCCCGACGTCATCATCACCGAGATCGGCGGCACGGTCGGCGACATCGAGTCGCAGCCGTTCATCGAGTCCGCGCGCCAGGTGCGCCACGAGCTCGGCCGCAAGAACGTGTTCTTCGTGCACGTCTCGCTCGTGCCCTTCATGGGCGCCTCGGGCGAGCAGAAGACCAAGCCCACGCAGCACTCCGTCGCGACCCTGCGTTCGATCGGCATCCAGCCCGATGCGCTGGTGCTCCGCAGCGACCGCCCCGTCACCGAGGCGAACAAGCGCAAGATCGCGCTCATGTGCGACGTCGACGAGGGCGCCGTCGTGAACGCGGTCGACGTGCCGTCGATCTACGACATCCCCACGATGCTGAACGACCAGGGTCTCGACGCGTACATCATCGACACGCTCGGCCTCGGGGCGAAGGCCGGCGAGGTCGACTGGTCGGGCTGGAGCGGTCTGCTCGACGTAGTGCACGACCCCAAGCACGAGGTCACGATCGGGCTCGTCGGCAAGTACATCGACCTGCCCGACGCGTACCTGTCGGTCACCGAGGCGCTGCGGGCCGGCGGCTTCGCGAACGACGCCAAGGTCAAGATCGAGTGGATCCCGTCCGACGAGTGCCGCACGCCCGAGGGCGCGAAGAAGCACCTGTCGCACCTCGACGGCATCTGCGTGCCGGGCGGCTTCGGCGTTCGCGGCATCGAGGGCAAGCTCGGCGCGCTGCGCTACGCCCGCGAGAACGGCATCCCGACGCTCGGCCTCTGCCTCGGCCTGCAGTGCATGGTCATCGAGTACTCGCGCAACGTCGCGGGCCTCGAGGGGGCCTCGTCGAGCGAGTTCGACCCCGACACCGAGTTCCCGGTCATCGCGACCATGGAGGAGCAGGTCGAGATCATCGCCGGCGGCGACCTGGGCGGCACCATGCGCCTCGGGCTCTACCCGGCCGCCCTCGCCGAGGGGTCGATCGCCGCAGAGGTGTACGGCTCGACGCTCGTCTCCGAGCGCCACCGTCACCGCTACGAGGTCAACAACTCCTACCGCGACCGCATCGCCGAGGCGGGACTCGTGTTCTCGGGCACCTCGCCCGACCGGCACCTCGTCGAGTTCGTCGAGCTGCCGCGCGACGTGCACCCGTACTACATCGCGACGCAGGCGCACCCCGAGCTGCGCAGCCGCCCGAACAACGCGCACCCGCTGTTCCGCGGGCTCGTCGCGGCCTCACTCGACCGACAGAAGGCCAGCCTGCTCTTCGACGACGCGAATGCCTGA
- the recN gene encoding DNA repair protein RecN — MIDELGIRDLGVIAEATLPLGPGFTAVTGETGAGKTMVVTALGLLLGARADAGAVRSGAKQAWVEGRWLVDDTGAVAERVAETGGEIEAGELLLGRSVSAEGRSRAVVGGRSAPIGVLTELGDELVVVHGQADQQRLRSAVAQRDALDRFAGAELQAALAEYRAAFTSWHADVAELERLTLARDDRLREARSLREALDEIEAADPQPGEDVELAERADRLSNLEDLRLAASQAHMLVSADEIVDDAPDAVTLVDGAKRHLERVVEHDATLAPITEALQSAAFVLADAAAELGAYLASLDADGARELEVVQERRALLISLIRRHGTTLDDVLDFGRTGGLRLVELDGDDERIEQLAASVDERAVTVDRLASTLTELRTDAAGRLAHAVTIELAALAMPDARLTVTVDSEHEPALHGRDHVAILLQPHPGAEPRSVSKGASGGELSRVMLAIEVVIAGNDPVPTFVFDEVDAGVGGAAAIEIGRRLARLSDRSQVIVVTHLAQVAAFATNHLSVVKGTDGRVTESSVRRLEGADREAEMARLLSGLAESESGLAHARELLGLAAERATAG; from the coding sequence ATGATTGACGAACTCGGCATCCGCGACCTCGGCGTGATCGCCGAGGCGACGCTTCCGCTTGGCCCAGGCTTCACCGCCGTGACCGGCGAGACGGGTGCTGGCAAAACCATGGTCGTCACGGCGCTCGGGCTGCTGCTCGGCGCGCGCGCCGACGCCGGTGCGGTCCGTTCCGGGGCCAAGCAGGCCTGGGTCGAGGGCCGCTGGCTCGTCGACGACACCGGTGCCGTCGCCGAACGCGTCGCCGAGACCGGCGGCGAGATCGAGGCAGGCGAGCTGCTGCTCGGGCGGTCGGTTTCCGCAGAGGGGCGCAGTCGTGCGGTCGTCGGCGGCCGGAGCGCGCCCATCGGCGTGCTCACCGAACTCGGCGACGAACTCGTCGTGGTGCACGGGCAGGCCGACCAGCAGCGGTTGCGATCCGCCGTGGCCCAGCGCGATGCGCTCGACCGGTTCGCCGGCGCCGAACTGCAGGCCGCCCTCGCCGAGTACCGCGCCGCCTTCACCTCCTGGCATGCCGACGTCGCCGAGCTCGAGCGACTCACGCTCGCCAGAGACGACCGCCTCCGCGAGGCTCGGTCGCTCCGCGAGGCGCTCGACGAGATCGAGGCGGCAGACCCCCAGCCCGGCGAAGACGTCGAGCTCGCCGAACGAGCAGACCGGCTCTCGAACCTCGAAGACCTCCGTCTCGCGGCGTCGCAGGCGCACATGCTCGTCTCGGCCGACGAGATCGTCGACGACGCCCCAGACGCGGTGACGCTCGTCGACGGCGCCAAGCGGCACCTCGAGCGGGTCGTCGAGCACGATGCGACGCTCGCGCCGATCACCGAGGCGCTGCAGAGCGCGGCCTTCGTGCTCGCCGACGCGGCCGCCGAACTCGGCGCGTACCTCGCGAGCCTCGATGCCGACGGTGCACGAGAACTCGAGGTGGTGCAGGAGCGCAGGGCGCTGCTCATCTCGCTCATCCGCAGGCACGGCACGACGCTCGACGACGTGCTCGACTTCGGTCGAACGGGCGGGCTGCGGCTCGTCGAACTCGACGGCGACGACGAGCGCATCGAGCAGCTCGCGGCATCCGTCGACGAACGCGCCGTCACGGTCGACCGGCTCGCGAGCACCCTCACCGAGCTGCGCACCGACGCCGCCGGCCGGCTCGCCCATGCCGTCACGATCGAACTCGCGGCGCTGGCGATGCCCGACGCCCGCCTAACCGTTACCGTGGACTCCGAGCACGAACCCGCACTGCACGGACGCGATCATGTCGCGATCCTGCTGCAGCCGCACCCGGGCGCGGAGCCGAGATCGGTGTCGAAGGGCGCTTCGGGCGGCGAGCTCTCGCGGGTCATGCTCGCGATCGAAGTGGTCATCGCGGGCAACGACCCCGTGCCGACGTTCGTGTTCGACGAGGTCGATGCGGGTGTGGGCGGTGCCGCGGCCATCGAGATCGGACGGCGGCTCGCCCGGCTCTCCGATCGGTCGCAGGTGATCGTGGTCACCCACCTCGCTCAGGTCGCGGCGTTCGCCACGAATCACCTGAGCGTGGTCAAGGGCACCGACGGTCGCGTGACCGAGTCCAGCGTGCGGCGACTCGAGGGCGCTGATCGCGAGGCCGAGATGGCTCGACTGCTCTCGGGTCTCGCCGAATCCGAGAGCGGGCTGGCGCACGCCCGCGAGCTGCTCGGACTCGCGGCCGAACGGGCGACGGCGGGCTGA
- a CDS encoding NAD kinase, whose translation MDATGRADDGRRDAVNDARHFLVVSHTGRRNALEATGEVCTQLLAADAVPVIPDDQWEDVHDFVPELNGRVARLESIDPALIELVIVLGGDGTILRAAELVRELPVPLLGVNLGHVGFLAESERDDLGYTVQRALARDYAVEERMTLSVRAKIDDETVFESWALNEVSVEKAERERLIEVVIEVDRRPLSSFGCDGVVMSTPTGSTAYAFSAGGPVVWPGLEALLLVPLSAHALFARPLVVAADSSLAVEVLRRTEASAVIWCDGRRTFDLPAGARVVVRRSPVPVRLARLHEAPFTDRLVNKFQLPVTGWRGPVGHD comes from the coding sequence ATGGATGCGACAGGTCGAGCAGATGACGGGAGGCGAGACGCCGTGAACGACGCACGACACTTCCTCGTGGTCTCGCACACGGGTCGCCGCAACGCCCTCGAGGCGACCGGTGAGGTCTGCACGCAGCTGCTCGCGGCCGACGCGGTCCCGGTGATCCCCGACGACCAGTGGGAGGACGTGCACGACTTCGTCCCAGAACTGAACGGCCGCGTGGCGCGGCTCGAGTCGATCGACCCGGCGCTCATCGAGCTCGTGATCGTGCTCGGCGGCGACGGCACGATCCTGCGCGCGGCCGAACTCGTGCGCGAGCTCCCGGTCCCATTGCTCGGCGTGAACCTCGGGCACGTCGGGTTCCTCGCCGAGAGCGAACGCGACGACCTCGGGTACACCGTGCAGCGCGCGCTGGCGCGCGACTACGCGGTCGAGGAGCGCATGACGCTGTCGGTGCGAGCCAAGATCGACGACGAGACCGTGTTCGAGAGCTGGGCGTTGAACGAGGTCTCGGTCGAGAAGGCCGAGCGCGAGCGCCTGATCGAGGTCGTCATCGAGGTCGACCGCCGGCCGCTCTCGTCCTTCGGTTGCGACGGCGTCGTGATGTCGACGCCCACGGGGTCGACCGCCTACGCGTTCTCGGCGGGCGGTCCGGTCGTCTGGCCGGGCCTCGAGGCGTTGCTGCTGGTGCCGCTCAGCGCGCACGCGCTGTTCGCGCGACCGCTCGTGGTCGCAGCCGATTCCTCGCTCGCGGTCGAGGTGCTGCGCCGCACCGAGGCGTCGGCCGTCATCTGGTGCGACGGTCGCCGGACCTTCGACCTTCCGGCCGGTGCCCGAGTCGTCGTGCGGCGCTCGCCCGTGCCGGTGCGACTGGCGCGGCTGCACGAGGCGCCGTTCACCGACCGGCTCGTGAACAAGTTCCAACTCCCGGTGACGGGCTGGCGAGGACCGGTGGGCCATGATTGA
- a CDS encoding site-specific integrase: METPRKLPNGRWQARYTAPDGTRKSAGTYRLKSEAQGAIAKAIADISRGVWTNEDVGKILFRDYAATVLEARRGELTPSSLRNFETHIRLRLNPAFGDMQMKNIRATSVKAWWGKMPATPTRRNAYMVLSSIFKHAIDDEIVVKSPCRVKGAGKDASKPRPELTMKDFYALYDLADEQFKVFLLVMVGSAMRTGEITGLNRKHFDAKTGTVTIEQQFKVEPGGMVLAEGTKTGAGRQITLSPDVTEALATYLKKNPAIGDVPIFQNSFGRRLSRRWVWDKWDALRGAAGLEWAHVHDLRHTSLTEYLRAGANEKDTMARAGHTDPRSMMRYQHTNLQRDAAISAAMGERMRRTGAIV, encoded by the coding sequence ATGGAGACACCACGGAAGCTGCCGAACGGCAGGTGGCAGGCGCGATACACAGCACCGGATGGAACCCGCAAGAGCGCTGGCACCTACAGGCTGAAGTCGGAAGCACAGGGTGCCATCGCAAAGGCCATCGCAGATATCTCCCGTGGTGTGTGGACAAACGAAGACGTTGGAAAGATTCTGTTCCGAGACTACGCGGCAACGGTTCTCGAAGCGCGACGCGGGGAACTCACGCCGTCAAGCCTGCGAAACTTCGAGACGCACATCAGGCTTCGACTGAACCCGGCGTTCGGCGACATGCAGATGAAGAACATCAGGGCCACCTCCGTGAAGGCGTGGTGGGGCAAGATGCCCGCGACGCCGACTCGACGCAACGCGTACATGGTGCTCAGCTCGATCTTCAAGCACGCCATCGATGACGAAATCGTGGTGAAGTCCCCCTGCCGTGTAAAGGGCGCTGGAAAGGACGCTAGCAAGCCACGCCCTGAGCTGACGATGAAGGACTTCTACGCGCTCTACGACCTCGCTGACGAGCAGTTCAAAGTTTTCCTACTCGTGATGGTCGGCAGCGCGATGAGAACGGGCGAGATCACCGGACTAAACCGCAAGCACTTCGATGCGAAGACTGGAACCGTCACCATTGAGCAGCAGTTCAAGGTGGAACCGGGTGGCATGGTGCTGGCTGAGGGAACGAAGACCGGAGCAGGACGACAGATCACTCTCTCACCGGACGTGACCGAAGCCCTTGCTACCTATCTGAAGAAAAATCCCGCCATCGGTGATGTGCCGATCTTTCAGAACTCCTTCGGACGACGGCTCTCGCGTCGCTGGGTCTGGGATAAGTGGGATGCCCTGAGAGGAGCGGCAGGGCTGGAGTGGGCACACGTCCACGATCTCCGGCACACGTCGCTGACCGAATACCTTCGAGCCGGTGCCAACGAGAAAGACACCATGGCCCGTGCCGGTCACACCGACCCGCGAAGCATGATGCGGTACCAACACACCAACCTCCAGCGAGATGCAGCAATCTCTGCGGCCATGGGTGAGCGGATGCGGCGGACTGGAGCAATCGTATAA
- a CDS encoding TIGR02391 family protein: protein MDVEWAVEQLENYLRLLERVPLPPEEVRPNRKTRRRGTDDEIRRSEHTVATIAEVVLQGGRPRWVNADWAERLLWELKEGDSVRAKLGMGDPPPSFTGKQLHPWVWDAAQPHWESGNHDAAVWAAAVNVNSRLQQKVGRRDLGESKLLEQAFSTSVPEAGKPRLRLCDDSNPDLFKDMHVGAALFGKGLYSAVRNTLNHVDASQHNIREAEALEALAAFSLLSRWIDSADLVSES, encoded by the coding sequence ATGGATGTTGAGTGGGCAGTGGAGCAGCTCGAAAACTATCTGCGTCTCCTAGAGCGCGTACCGCTCCCACCCGAGGAAGTCAGACCGAATAGGAAGACCCGCCGACGCGGTACAGATGACGAGATTCGACGGAGTGAGCACACCGTGGCCACTATCGCCGAGGTGGTGCTTCAAGGCGGGCGACCGCGATGGGTGAACGCGGACTGGGCCGAACGCCTGCTCTGGGAACTGAAGGAGGGCGACAGTGTGCGAGCCAAGCTGGGGATGGGTGATCCTCCACCCAGCTTCACCGGCAAACAACTCCACCCGTGGGTTTGGGATGCTGCTCAACCACACTGGGAGAGCGGCAATCATGACGCGGCGGTCTGGGCCGCAGCGGTCAACGTGAACTCCCGGCTCCAGCAAAAGGTGGGGCGGAGGGACTTGGGCGAAAGCAAGCTGCTTGAACAGGCATTCAGCACAAGCGTGCCAGAGGCGGGGAAGCCCAGGCTCCGGCTGTGCGACGATTCCAATCCTGATCTGTTCAAGGACATGCACGTCGGAGCCGCACTGTTCGGAAAGGGCCTGTACTCGGCCGTTCGGAACACGCTCAACCACGTCGATGCGAGCCAGCACAACATCCGTGAAGCCGAAGCACTTGAAGCGCTCGCAGCGTTCAGTCTCCTATCCAGGTGGATCGATTCCGCAGACCTCGTCTCCGAATCCTGA
- a CDS encoding recombinase family protein: protein MTTQRISYGRVSTTDQNPDSQRDALTKAGSDQTFIDFYTGTKSSRPEWDKVKTILRKGDTLVITRLDRLGRSSKDLHEIAAWLEQQGVNLEVTEQNIDTSTPEGRLFFSIVAAFAQFERDLIVSRTRDGLAAAKARGRVGGRKSKLTQKDRDGIRHLYNVGQMNVQELAAAFKVSRPTIYRALEEA, encoded by the coding sequence ATGACCACTCAGCGCATTTCCTATGGCCGCGTTTCGACCACCGACCAGAACCCGGACAGTCAGCGTGACGCACTCACCAAGGCTGGGTCGGATCAGACATTCATCGACTTCTACACAGGCACCAAGAGCAGCCGCCCGGAGTGGGACAAGGTGAAGACCATTCTTCGCAAGGGTGACACTCTGGTGATCACCCGACTGGATCGACTCGGGCGCAGCTCCAAGGATCTGCATGAGATCGCGGCATGGCTGGAGCAGCAGGGCGTAAATCTTGAAGTGACTGAGCAGAACATCGACACGAGCACGCCCGAGGGGCGTCTCTTCTTCTCGATTGTCGCCGCGTTCGCTCAGTTCGAACGGGATCTGATCGTTAGCCGCACTCGTGACGGTCTGGCAGCGGCTAAGGCCCGGGGTCGTGTCGGCGGTCGTAAGTCCAAGCTGACTCAGAAGGACAGGGACGGCATCCGCCACCTGTACAACGTCGGACAGATGAACGTGCAAGAACTCGCGGCAGCGTTCAAGGTCTCCCGTCCGACGATCTACCGGGCGTTGGAAGAGGCCTGA
- a CDS encoding AAA family ATPase: protein MAHIRSFTVVNLAGRGGRVHQVLDRHVNVFWGLNGTGKTTLLKILDAALANETDGLETLPFDSAEVVFYADQWDAYIRRTFQQVHATDADDLDDEILFELLESQEIEVQREMRGIARESGEWVTQIIRGELPARAHEQYYSHSYLPISRVVDPRGRNRYRDPYPPSAQAVGRPSPDRSFVQQVRQVWGSYVARSNAQIRAVQQQGLASVLATLFGGASGAGVERADVVGPGEAYEVVTRFLREQELVLRVGRADFLKRYDESAENRMVVSQIQEVYERVEAILAPQLELQAVIDEMYLGNKHLVLSQRADALQVMLADKQIPLASLSSGEKQLLQVLLAVLAVGGSTVMIDEPELSLHVDWQQRLVASMRRINPRAQLLLATHSPEVMVDVPEEHVFEL from the coding sequence ATGGCTCACATCAGGTCGTTCACCGTGGTCAACCTCGCAGGACGGGGCGGGCGGGTGCATCAAGTCTTGGATCGGCACGTCAATGTCTTTTGGGGATTGAACGGCACCGGGAAAACCACGTTGCTGAAGATCCTGGACGCCGCGTTGGCAAACGAAACGGACGGTCTGGAGACGCTGCCGTTTGATTCTGCTGAGGTGGTTTTCTACGCCGATCAATGGGACGCGTACATTAGGCGGACCTTCCAACAGGTCCACGCGACGGATGCTGACGACCTTGACGATGAGATTCTCTTTGAGCTTCTTGAATCACAAGAGATTGAGGTGCAGCGCGAGATGCGCGGCATCGCTCGCGAGAGCGGTGAGTGGGTAACCCAGATCATCAGGGGAGAACTGCCAGCGCGAGCACACGAGCAGTACTACTCGCACTCCTACTTGCCAATTTCACGGGTGGTCGATCCCCGAGGTCGTAACCGATACCGCGACCCATATCCGCCGAGTGCACAGGCGGTCGGACGGCCTTCCCCAGATCGCAGCTTCGTTCAGCAAGTCCGGCAGGTGTGGGGGAGTTATGTCGCCCGCAGCAATGCGCAGATTCGTGCCGTGCAACAGCAGGGCCTGGCTTCCGTGCTCGCGACGCTGTTCGGCGGTGCATCGGGTGCGGGTGTCGAACGTGCCGATGTGGTCGGCCCCGGCGAGGCTTACGAGGTCGTTACTCGATTCCTACGAGAGCAAGAGCTCGTTCTAAGGGTCGGGCGGGCCGACTTCCTCAAGCGATACGACGAGTCCGCCGAGAATCGGATGGTGGTATCCCAGATTCAGGAGGTCTACGAGCGCGTCGAAGCTATTCTTGCCCCGCAGCTTGAGCTGCAGGCCGTAATTGACGAGATGTATCTCGGCAACAAGCACCTCGTGCTAAGCCAACGCGCCGACGCTCTGCAAGTGATGCTCGCTGATAAGCAGATTCCGCTCGCATCCCTCTCATCGGGTGAAAAACAACTCTTGCAGGTCTTGCTGGCGGTTCTTGCTGTCGGTGGCTCTACCGTGATGATCGATGAGCCGGAGTTGTCCCTTCACGTGGACTGGCAGCAAAGGCTCGTCGCGTCAATGCGCAGGATCAATCCACGCGCTCAGCTCTTGCTTGCCACCCACTCTCCCGAGGTGATGGTGGACGTGCCGGAGGAGCATGTGTTCGAGCTATGA